CCGAAAAGCTCGGCACGACCGACTACCGGGCTGAATGGCCTCTGCTGGAGCAGATCGAGAAGCTGTATGACCGCCGCGAGGCCAGCCGGGACCCGGACGAGAGACAGGAACTTTACAGGGAGATCGACCGGCTCTCCGCGCAGGCCGGCCAATACACCGTTCAGAACGAATTCGTGCAGGCGATCAACGAGATGGGCGGCAGCGGCCTCAACGCCTACACGAGCCTCGACCGGACCGTCTATTTCAACAGCCTGCCGGCCAACCAGCTGGAAAAATTCATCCGACTCCAGTTCGACCGGTTCCGTTCCCCGGTGTTCCGCGGCTTCCACACAGAGCTGGAAACGGTTTTCGAGGAGTTCAATCTCTATCAGGACCGGCCGGGCGCGCGCTTCAGCCAGCTGATGCTTTCCACGCTGTTCCCGGACCACCCTTACGGCCGTCCGGTGATCGGCCTGCCGAAAGACCTGAAGAATCCGTCGCCCCGCCGGGTGATGGAGTTCTACCGCCGCTACTATGTTCCCGGCAATATGATCATCGTGCTGGCCGGCGATTTCGATCCGGATTCCGCCCTGCGGCTGATCGAGGAAACCTTCGGCACGCTGCCGGCCGGGGAAGTCCCGGAATCCGGGCTGCCGCCGCTTGAACCGCTCCGGGGAGAGAGCGTCCATACCCTGATCACGCCGGAACATGAGATGTGCCGCGCGGTCTGGCGGCTCGACCGGCCGGGGCTGCGGGAGCTTGACCTGCTCGAGCTTTCCGCCCGGATTCTCTCCAACGGCTCGGCCGGACTCTTCGACCAGAATCTGACGATTCCGCAGAAAGTCGCCGATGCCGCCGCCGGCGCCGGCGGCAAGCCGGGCGTCTACGGCATGCTGATCGTCAACGCGGTGCCGAACCGGGGAGACTCTCCCGAACAGGCGCTGAAGCTGCTCGACGCGGAAATCGAAAAACTCAAGCGCGGCGACTTCCCCGACTGGCTCCTGCCGGCGATCGGCGACCATGCCGAATTCGATCTGGCCCGTTCGCTGAGGGATAACGAATTCCGCGCCGACCGGCTGCTCGACAGCTATCTGGACCGGATCGACTGGCCGGATGCGGCAAATGAACCCGCCCGCCGGAAATCGATCACCAAAGCGGAGATCATGGAGTTCGCCCGGAAGCATCTGACCGGCGACCGGATCGTGCTCTACCGGAAGAACGGCCCGCTTTCTCCCGGCGAAAAGCTGCCGAAGCCGCCGCTGACGCCGCTCAAAACCGCGAAAGGGCATTCGGAGTTCTTCCGCGAAATCAGCCGGATGAAGGTTGCGGAAATCCGTCCGGAATTTCCCGATCTCGAGCATGGAATCCGCCGTGACGAGCTGTGCGTCGAAGCCGGGCTGCCGTTCGAGGGGGAGCTGGTCCGGGTCCGGCGCCGCGCCGATTTCGAATGGATTCCCAACACCCGGAACGACTATTTTCAACTGCGGTACGTCTTTCCGGTCGGCAGCCGCCACAACCGCCTCTGGCAGCTGGCCGGCGGTTACAGCGCGGTCGCCGGCACGGAAACCCGTTCCGCCGAAGCGCTGAAACTCGAGCTTTACAGACTGGCCGGCTCGGTCTCGGTCTCCTCCGGACCGGAAGAGACGGTCGTCACGATCAACGGGCTTGCCCGGAACCTGCCCGCCATTGCCGGAATCGCGGAAGAGCTGCTGACCCGTCCCGCCGTCAACGATGAGGCGCTTCAACGCATGGTCAGCCGGATTCTGCTGGCCCGCAAGAGTCAAAAGGAGAATCCGAATGCCGTCCTTGCCGACGGACTCCTGCCCTATGTCCGCTACGGCAGAGAGTATCTGGAGAAATCGAACCTTTCCTCCGAAGAGCTGAACAAAGTCAGGCCTGCGGAAGTCGCCTCCCTGCTCCGGGAGCTGAAGAGCTATCCGGTCCGGATTCAATACTACGGCCCCGAGCTGCCGGAGTTGAAACGGACTGTCGGCGAGCTGCTGCCGCTGCCGCTGCCGGAAAAGCGGCCGCCGCTGCCGTTTGTGCCGGAGGAGAAGAAAATCGAAACTCCGGCCGTTTACCTCGTGCATATTCCGAACGTCAGCCAGCTCCATTTGCTCTACCTGACCAGCGGCAGGCGATACAATCCGGACGATGTCGGAACGCGTTTTCTGTTCAACAGCTATTACGGCAGCGGCATGGCGTCGGTCACGTTCCGGAAGCTGCGCGAATCGAACTCGCTGGCTTACGGCTGTTACTCCTATTACGGAACGCCGGATGATCCGGCGGGGAACCACTATTTCGTGACCTACCTTTCCACTCAGGCGGACAAGCTCCCCGACGCGATGAAGGCGGTCGAATCGATGGGATTTCCCGTCGATCTGGCGGCGATCGGGAACAGCCGCGACACGCTGCTAAAATCCCAGGCCGCGGAACGCTGGCTCGACGAGCGGTTGTTTTCGCTGGCGGACAACTACCGGAAGCTGGGGCTGCCGCAGAACTACCGCGAAGAGACCTACCGGCAGCTGCAGGATGCGTCGGTGTTCGACCTGCTGGAGTTTTACCGTCAGGAGATCGAGGACAAGCCCCGCGCTCTTCTGGTGGTAGGCGATGCCGACACGATCGACCGGAAAGCGCTTGAACGCTTCGGCCCGGTCAAGCAGCTCTCCGCCGACGACGTGTTCCCGCGCTGACTCCCGCCGCCCGGCCGATCCGCCGCCCGAAAGCGCCGCTCCCGCTTTCACCGCCCGGAGAAAATCGGCCGGCCGGCTCTCATTGACGGGAAATGAAGACAAAAAAAATGGTACACCCGGCGAGATTCGAACTCACGACCTTCTACTCCGGAGGCAGACGCAAAACGGCACTTTTTGAGCTTGATTTTACTGCAAATATACATTTTCGCAAAATTTTCGCAAAATGATTTTGAGTTTGAGTCTTTTCATGGTATCTTATTTGTCAGATCAAGGAAAGGGCTGGTATCATGGGAATCGAGTATAAGAATGGAACCTATTATTACCGCTTCATGATACGTGGAAAGATGCTGCGGGGAACTTGCACCAATTGCCGAACCAGACGGCAGGCTGAAGCCTATGAACAGAGAATAAAGAAGGAACATGTCGAGGAAAAGGTACAGATTGATAAAGTCAAGTACCTCGAAAAACGGCTTGTGGAAGTTCAAGGTGGAAGCATTATTCCTTTATCCCGGGCAATCGATATGGCTTTGGAGAAGCCTCCTTTGTCGGGATCAACGCCCAAAGTACTTGCTCAGCATAGGCATTTCTTCCATGATTTCGTTGCCTATATGTCCGATACCTACCAGATAACCACCTTGCAGCAAGTCAGAAAAAAGCATGCCGAGGCGTATATGGAATATGTTCGCACCAACGGGCGATATCTGCATACCGTATCGTATAACCGGGGAGGAAAAACGATTACCTACTCCAGCCGTGTGAAACATTTGTCTTCCATGACGCAAAATAAAATCCATATGACTTGCAAGCTGGTTTTCTCCAAATTGCAGGAAGACGGAGGTTTGACTAAGAATCCCTTTGATTTCACAAGAATGCAGTTGGATAAGGAAAACAGAGAAATATTCGACTCGGAAGAGATACAAGCCATATTGTCAGGTTCAGACGATTTTGTTGTTCCCATCATGCGAATTGCATTGTATACTGGTCTGCGGTTAGGCGATGTTGTTTCTCTCAAATGGGAAAACGTCGATTTCAAGAATGGATTTATCACCAAGAAAATGGAGAAAACCGACAAGACAGTCGTAGTCCCCGTACTTGACTACGACTACATGCAATCCTTATATGCCGCCCGGCAATCAGATGAGTACGTTTTGCCACAACAAATGAAGATGTACACTGCCAATCAGAGCGGAATTTCATATCGAGTCAAAAAATATCTCAAATCGTTGGGAATACAAACCACACGGCAAACGGCACACGGCAGGAATCAATCCATCAAAGATGTTCACTCTTGCCGACATACCTTTGCAACCATTTGCGCAGAGAGAGGAATCCCTTTGTCCGTCGTTCAAAATGCCTTGGGGCACAGTTCGCAAATTGTCACCGAAATTTATACCGCTCATCTGAAAAAGAAGACACTTGCCGAGGAATTCAAAAAATTCAAATTGTCAGATCAAAAGATGACTCGGCACGGATTGCCGAATATCTTCAAAATGTGCGTATGCCTCCTGAAGCTGAAAGATTTGCCGAGAAGAAATGTTCAAAAGGTTGCTTATATCATAAGCGAGAACCTTTCCAAAGAAGATATGGAAACCGTTTTTAAGGTCTGTGGAATTTCCTATACCCCTTATTCCGAGCATCAGAACATTCCCGATGCAAATACTTCAGAAGAGGACTTTGATGACTTTATGCTCGAAATGCCATATGAATGATCACGGGAACTCTCGAATCATCTTCGTTCCCGTGCCATTCCATAACAGTTTCTCGTATTATCCTGCAATAACGTTTCCGGTATTGGAAAAATTGACGAATCGGGTTTCTTTGATTGTCGGAGTCAAATCCCCGGAATAAATGACCGCACCGGGTTTGGCATCCGGCACCAGTGAACGGAACGAAGTAATCGCTTCGGTAAAATCAGGATTGTAGCTCCGGGCGGCTTTGATTTCCATCGGCAGGAGTTCCCGATTTTCATTGAGCAGCAGATCAATTTCCATACCTTTGCTGTCCCGATAAAAATAGAGTTCGCCTTCTTTGCCCGCATTGTATCGGGCTTTCAGGGCTTCGACCACCACCATGTTTTCAAATAGCCCACCGAGAAGCGGATCTCGTGCCACCTGTGATACATCCTTAATTCCAAGCAGGTAGGTAGCCAAGCCGACTTCGTTAAAATAAAGTTTCGGAGTTTTCACCAGCCGCTTGCCGAAATTCTGGAAGTAGCACGGCAGCCGGAACACAATATGACTTGCCTCCAATACAGAGAGCCATTCGGAGAGCGTCGAAACGGAAACGCCCACATCATTGGACAAACTGCTGAGGTTGACCAATTGTCCAACTCTACCTGCCAGCAACTTGATGAACAGCTCGAAATTCAAGCTGTTGCGGAGGTTGATTAACTGCCGGGCATCCCGTTCTATATAAGTCATATAGTAGTTGCGGTACAGCAACTCCGGTTCAATATTGGAATCGTAGAGTTCCGGCATGAATCCCTTGAAAAGATATTCATCC
This Victivallis lenta DNA region includes the following protein-coding sequences:
- a CDS encoding M16 family metallopeptidase, which encodes MFHKFVFALLLCMVFATGLSAGARPLFGTPLADDPLQARIYRLDNGLTVAFSVNRETPNIRGCIAFRVGSGDDPADKTGLAHYLEHLLFKGSEKLGTTDYRAEWPLLEQIEKLYDRREASRDPDERQELYREIDRLSAQAGQYTVQNEFVQAINEMGGSGLNAYTSLDRTVYFNSLPANQLEKFIRLQFDRFRSPVFRGFHTELETVFEEFNLYQDRPGARFSQLMLSTLFPDHPYGRPVIGLPKDLKNPSPRRVMEFYRRYYVPGNMIIVLAGDFDPDSALRLIEETFGTLPAGEVPESGLPPLEPLRGESVHTLITPEHEMCRAVWRLDRPGLRELDLLELSARILSNGSAGLFDQNLTIPQKVADAAAGAGGKPGVYGMLIVNAVPNRGDSPEQALKLLDAEIEKLKRGDFPDWLLPAIGDHAEFDLARSLRDNEFRADRLLDSYLDRIDWPDAANEPARRKSITKAEIMEFARKHLTGDRIVLYRKNGPLSPGEKLPKPPLTPLKTAKGHSEFFREISRMKVAEIRPEFPDLEHGIRRDELCVEAGLPFEGELVRVRRRADFEWIPNTRNDYFQLRYVFPVGSRHNRLWQLAGGYSAVAGTETRSAEALKLELYRLAGSVSVSSGPEETVVTINGLARNLPAIAGIAEELLTRPAVNDEALQRMVSRILLARKSQKENPNAVLADGLLPYVRYGREYLEKSNLSSEELNKVRPAEVASLLRELKSYPVRIQYYGPELPELKRTVGELLPLPLPEKRPPLPFVPEEKKIETPAVYLVHIPNVSQLHLLYLTSGRRYNPDDVGTRFLFNSYYGSGMASVTFRKLRESNSLAYGCYSYYGTPDDPAGNHYFVTYLSTQADKLPDAMKAVESMGFPVDLAAIGNSRDTLLKSQAAERWLDERLFSLADNYRKLGLPQNYREETYRQLQDASVFDLLEFYRQEIEDKPRALLVVGDADTIDRKALERFGPVKQLSADDVFPR
- a CDS encoding ATP-binding protein, which encodes MIKRKIQGVLADLATKFPVITITGPRQAGKTTLAQLQFPDYKYVNLEDPDVRLLAERDSKEFLEQYSAPVIIDEVQRVPKLLSYIQVIVDRDKKKKGQFILTGSQQPNLRAEVSQSLAGRTAILQLLPLSIQELTEAGIQMDRDEYLFKGFMPELYDSNIEPELLYRNYYMTYIERDARQLINLRNSLNFELFIKLLAGRVGQLVNLSSLSNDVGVSVSTLSEWLSVLEASHIVFRLPCYFQNFGKRLVKTPKLYFNEVGLATYLLGIKDVSQVARDPLLGGLFENMVVVEALKARYNAGKEGELYFYRDSKGMEIDLLLNENRELLPMEIKAARSYNPDFTEAITSFRSLVPDAKPGAVIYSGDLTPTIKETRFVNFSNTGNVIAG
- a CDS encoding tyrosine-type recombinase/integrase → MGIEYKNGTYYYRFMIRGKMLRGTCTNCRTRRQAEAYEQRIKKEHVEEKVQIDKVKYLEKRLVEVQGGSIIPLSRAIDMALEKPPLSGSTPKVLAQHRHFFHDFVAYMSDTYQITTLQQVRKKHAEAYMEYVRTNGRYLHTVSYNRGGKTITYSSRVKHLSSMTQNKIHMTCKLVFSKLQEDGGLTKNPFDFTRMQLDKENREIFDSEEIQAILSGSDDFVVPIMRIALYTGLRLGDVVSLKWENVDFKNGFITKKMEKTDKTVVVPVLDYDYMQSLYAARQSDEYVLPQQMKMYTANQSGISYRVKKYLKSLGIQTTRQTAHGRNQSIKDVHSCRHTFATICAERGIPLSVVQNALGHSSQIVTEIYTAHLKKKTLAEEFKKFKLSDQKMTRHGLPNIFKMCVCLLKLKDLPRRNVQKVAYIISENLSKEDMETVFKVCGISYTPYSEHQNIPDANTSEEDFDDFMLEMPYE